TCTCGATATTGTTCTCCTATGTCATGGATTTCAAACTTAGTGAAGAAGAAATTAATGGACGAAGTAGGTAAACAACTTAATCTCGAGATCTCACCAGATGGAAAACAGATCGATTTCAAATCCAGTAAACAGTGCAAATTCTGCAAAGAAGCCATACCTATAGAGGCAAATATTTGTCCAAAATGCAATCTTGTGCTTGAATGAAATTCTTAACACTGATAATAATACAATGACTTCCAAAGCACAGACTTACTAAAATATCAAATTGATTGAGAGCACATTATGTCAAACTTAAAGAAGGTTAAGATAGAATCTATCGGTTATGTAGAAACCGATGCGAATGAGATGGAAATAAAAGATAAAGATAAGGTTTCAAAAATAATTCTTCGTGAAGATCTTACTGAGGCTCTGGAAGGAATCAAAGATTTTTCCCATTTATTTGTTATTTTTTGGATGCATGGAATATCAACTGAGGAAAGAAAAATAACAAAAGTACACCCAAGAGGAAGGAGCGATATGCCTTTACTAGGAGTTTTTGCTACACGTTCTCCAGATCGCCCTAATCCGATTGGATTAACTTTGGTGGAGCTTCTAAAGATAGAAAAAAATGTACTAACTTTGCGTGGCCTTGATGCACTTAATGGAACACCAATTCTAGACATAAAACCTTTTGACTCATGGGATGTAGCAAAAAATGCTAACGTCCCAGATTGGTGGCGCAAATTGGAGATAGAGCAATAGAGGAACAGCTACATGAGTTTGAAAGAGTATAAATTCAGGAGAGATTTTAGCAAGACAGAGGAGCCTTTGGGAGAAGTAAAACCATCAAATCAAAAAAGTAGGATTTACGTAATCCAAAAACACAAAGCAAGTCATCTCCATTATGATTTACGTCTTGAGATAGATGGTGTACTTAAAAGCTGGGCGGTACCTAAAGAGCCACCACTACAACCAAGTGTTAAAAGATTAGCTGTCAAAACGGAAGATCATCCTATCGAATATGCAGACTTTGAAGGTGTAATACCAGAAGGAGAATATGGAGCCGGTAAAGTTGAGATTTGGGATAGAGGTGGCTTTGAACCTATTGATGTTAAAGAGAATAAGATAATCTTCAAGATAAAGGGGAAAAAATTGAGTGGAGATTATTGTCTTATAAAACTAAAACCTGAAACAGATCAAAAGAATTGGCTTTTATTTAAGAAAAAGACTGACTCCTAGTTACGGCCTTCAGTAAATGCACTAAAATAATCGAAGTCATTATAAAATCTAAAAACGATAATCTAATTGAAAAAAAGGTGACATTAATTTTGCAACGACATATCAAACTGTTAATTCTACTAAATTTTATCTTCATTCCAATTGGCCTATATTTATTTTTCATAAATTATCCTTTTCAGAGAAGCGTCGATTTTTGGATAATATGCCTAGTTTTAGCACTTCCATGGTCAGTTGTAATGCCAATACCATGGAACATGGTAGTCTATGGGATTGTAACATTGATTTGGGCAGGTGTGCTTAGAGTCTTAAGTATATTATTATGATAAAGCTATCTTGTTCTATCTTAAGCGAATTAGATAATTTGCTAACTAATGCTTACTTTTATTCCAAAGCCCATACTTATTAAGCCTATTTCGTACCCTAGGATATTGGATCAATTCTTCGATCTCAAGTTTTTTTTCCAATCCTAAACTTATCTCCGAGAGTCGCGTCAATATCTCCTTGAAACTGCTTTCTGTTGAGAACGAAACCATAACTGATGGATGGCAACTTACTTTTGCATTATTTAGATTTTTAAGCGATTCAATTTGAAGATCAAACCCTTTGGATTCTGAGCCCGTCAAAGCACTAAATTCATTTTCATTACAACCTTTTAACGATACACGGACATGCAGAAAGTCATATTTGGATAGGTCTTCAGCATAAGATCTATCATGCCCTAGAAGAACACCATTCGTCTCCAGAACGAAACGATATCCTCTACCCCTGAAATTATCTAGAAGTTCTAAAAGGTGTTTCCTCCCAATAGTTGGCTCTCCACCGCTAAGCCTAAGTTGCCCCTTTTCACTCTTATTTAGAAGTTTTAGTAAACGATCCGTAGCGTCAATTGAAGAATAGAATTTTCCTATTTTTTGTGGATTTATTAAAACCGAGTCTTTTACCCAACAAAATCTGCAAAATAATCCGCATCCTACAACATCACCTGTAACTATGCCCCCATACCACCTGTCTACCCGATAACGATAATACTTCTTCTCTTGTAATCCAGAAGACTCTCTAGTAACCATCTTCTCAATAGCTTTGTGTCTCAAAATAGGATCATAGAGCATATTTTTAATATAATTATCAACATCTTGTAAGAAAAATCATTTGGGTGATGATTACGATGGTCGAGCGTTCATACAAATCTGAGAGATTCATAATTAAAAACGAGGGGGAAAAGCTAATTGGAGAAATATTTACCCCTGGAAATATCAAGAAACCTTTCCCAGGAGTTTTAGTTTTACATGGATTTCCCGGCATGGCATTGATAATATATGACTTGATCTCTGCTCTAATTCAAGAAGGTTATGCAGCTATGTCATTTCATTATAGAGGGTGCTGGGGAAGCAGTGGAAAATATAGTTACTTGGGTGCAATAAAGGATGCTAGAAAGGCACTTTCAATACTGATCGGAAAAGAGGGGATTGACAGAGAAAGAATCGCAACAGTTGGACATAGTTTCGGAGGACTTGTTGCTGTGAATATTACATCTGGAAATAAAAAAGTAAAGACGGTAGCAGCTCTATGCCCTGTTGCAGATATTAAAAAAGGTTTTTCAAAAGAACGCACTAGGATGGTCCTGAAAAGAGGTTTGCCTTTTGTATCTAATCTAAGGATAGAAGAGGCTTTAGTTGAATGGGATGAATTGGCTAACAAATACGATCCAATTCATCA
This genomic interval from Candidatus Bathyarchaeota archaeon contains the following:
- a CDS encoding radical SAM protein; protein product: MRHKAIEKMVTRESSGLQEKKYYRYRVDRWYGGIVTGDVVGCGLFCRFCWVKDSVLINPQKIGKFYSSIDATDRLLKLLNKSEKGQLRLSGGEPTIGRKHLLELLDNFRGRGYRFVLETNGVLLGHDRSYAEDLSKYDFLHVRVSLKGCNENEFSALTGSESKGFDLQIESLKNLNNAKVSCHPSVMVSFSTESSFKEILTRLSEISLGLEKKLEIEELIQYPRVRNRLNKYGLWNKSKH
- a CDS encoding 3'-phosphoesterase; translation: MSLKEYKFRRDFSKTEEPLGEVKPSNQKSRIYVIQKHKASHLHYDLRLEIDGVLKSWAVPKEPPLQPSVKRLAVKTEDHPIEYADFEGVIPEGEYGAGKVEIWDRGGFEPIDVKENKIIFKIKGKKLSGDYCLIKLKPETDQKNWLLFKKKTDS
- a CDS encoding alpha/beta fold hydrolase; translation: MVERSYKSERFIIKNEGEKLIGEIFTPGNIKKPFPGVLVLHGFPGMALIIYDLISALIQEGYAAMSFHYRGCWGSSGKYSYLGAIKDARKALSILIGKEGIDRERIATVGHSFGGLVAVNITSGNKKVKTVAALCPVADIKKGFSKERTRMVLKRGLPFVSNLRIEEALVEWDELANKYDPIHQVGKISTQPFLLIHGNKDDIIPLSCSQTLFESAKKPKRMVIVNDGDHLFSGKRKIVTKKTVAWFRNIFKN
- the tsaA gene encoding tRNA (N6-threonylcarbamoyladenosine(37)-N6)-methyltransferase TrmO gives rise to the protein MSNLKKVKIESIGYVETDANEMEIKDKDKVSKIILREDLTEALEGIKDFSHLFVIFWMHGISTEERKITKVHPRGRSDMPLLGVFATRSPDRPNPIGLTLVELLKIEKNVLTLRGLDALNGTPILDIKPFDSWDVAKNANVPDWWRKLEIEQ